The following coding sequences are from one Camarhynchus parvulus chromosome 1, STF_HiC, whole genome shotgun sequence window:
- the CCDC90B gene encoding coiled-coil domain-containing protein 90B, mitochondrial isoform X2, producing the protein MVTQAQQEITLQQVMAHLDSIRKDMVILEKSEFANLRAENEKMKIELDQVKQQLMTETSKIRADSKLDINLERSRVTDMFTDQERKLMEATTEFHKKDANTNSIISEISNKIDTEIASLKTLMESNKLDTIRYLAASVFTCLAIALGFYRFWK; encoded by the exons ATGGTTACACAGGCCCAGCAG gaaataacTTTACAGCAGGTAATGGCACATTTGGACTCCATTCGAAAAGATATGGTCATCCTGGAGAAAAGTGAATTTGCAAACTTGAGAGCAGAGAATGAG aaaatgaaaattgaattaGATCAAGTTAAACAACAGCTAATG ACTGAAACCAGCAAAATCCGAGCTGACAGCAAGCTAGACATAaacctggagaggagcagggtgaCAGATATG TTTACAGATCAGGAGAGGAAACTGATGGAAGCAACGACAGAGTTTCATAAAAAA gaTGCAAATACCAACAGTATTATCTCAGAAATCAGTAATAAAATTGACACTGAAATAGCTTCCTTAAAAACACTCATGGAATCGAATAAACTTGATACCATTCGCTATTTGGCAG cCTCAGTGTTCACTTGCCTAGCAATAGCACTGGGGTTTTACAGGTTCTGGAAATAG
- the ANKRD42 gene encoding ankyrin repeat domain-containing protein 42 isoform X2 yields MQALLVSGADAAARDERGCTASHLAAAHGHSYTLQSLLRTGADVNVSDRNDWKPVHYAAFHGRLGCLQLLVRWGACVDDVDNNGNLPAHLAAVEGHLHCFKFLLRKMGSVTHTLKARNDHGETPRDLAERFYKDNILQYIDGVEKEKEHPETQEVLAFPAHDAAFNGDLLVVRSLVRSGVININERDDKGSTLLHKAAEQGHIHCLQWLVEMGADCDITNDAGETPKDVAKRFGHLAAVELLAPRTGNGNSSDEELDANNIKFFETHGVEGSTDSKEDLTLDEAEKRNARVRAYHKIKELQRLLEIAYSNYRQLGGVTEEEKMMRKEERKVEKAVRELEAQLEYERVRREKLESQLDDYRAEINQLREGRGKTRTASAASVEAETMAKSCKDENKEAVSLQPRRNAITPRNEPQRRGSRLEKKSAANRWRN; encoded by the exons ATGCAG gCCCTGTTAGTGAGCGGAGCGGACGCAGCAGCTCGGGACGAGCGCGGCTGCACGGCCTCgcacctggctgcagcccacGGGCACTCGTACACGCTGCAGAGCCTGCTGCGCACGGGGGCG GATGTAAATGTTTCAGACAGGAATGACTGGAAACCTGTTCATTATGCTGCTTTTCACGGTCGCTTGGGGTGTTTGCAGCTTCTTGTTCGATGGGGAGCGTGTGTAGATGATGTGGATAACAATGGAAACCTTCCAG CACATCTGGCAGCAGTGGAAGGACACTTGCATTGCTTTAAGTTCTTGCTCAGGAAAATGGGCAGTGTTACACACACTCTGAAAGCCAGGAATGACCACGGAGAGACTCCAAGGGACTTGGCTGAACGGTTCTACAAAGATAATATTCTGCAATATATTGATGGtgtggaaaaagagaaggaacatCCAGAGACACAGGAAG ttttagcTTTCCCAGCTCATGATGCTGCTTTCAATGGGGACTTACTAGTGGTTAGAAGCCTAGTGAGAAGTGGAGTAATAAACATAAATGAGCGGGATGATAAAGGATCCACTCTCCTGCACAAAG CTGCTGAACAGGGGCATATCCATTGCTTACAGTGGTTGGTTGAAATGGGAGCTGACTGTGACATTACAAATGATGCTGGAGAGACTCCAAAGGATGTAGCCAAGAG ATTTGGCCATCTGGCAGCTGTGGAACTGTTGGCACCAAGAACTGGAAACGGTAACTCTAGTGATGAAGAACTAGATGCAAACAACATCAAGTTTTTTGAAACACATGGTGTGGAAGGGAGTACAGATAGCAAAGAAGATTTAACCCTggatgaagcagagaaaaggaatgCACGTG TAAGGGCCTATCACAAGATTAAAGAACTTCAGAGACTTCTAGAAATTGCCTACAGCAACTACAGACAGCTGGGGGGAGTAACTGAAGAGGAGAAGATgatgagaaaagaagaaaggaaagttGAGAA ggctgtgagggagctggaggCGCAGCTGGAGTATGAGCGAGTCAGGCGGGAGAAGCTGGAGAGCCAGCTGGATGATTACCGTGCTGAGATAAACCAGCTCCGAGAGGGCCGGGGGAAAACCCGCACCGCCTCTGCTGCCTCCGTG GAAGCTGAGACAATGGCCAAGTCTtgcaaagatgaaaataaagaagcagtcagcctgcagcccaggaggaaTGCAATTACACCGAGGAACGAACCTCAAAGGAGGGGCAGCAGACTGGAG AAGAAATCAGCTGCAAACAGATGGAGGAATTAA
- the ANKRD42 gene encoding ankyrin repeat domain-containing protein 42 isoform X1: MMTTAEVVKKKENYTSVHEAVKAGDVEQLASMIKSGASINEVDVVHKFTPLQCAAHSGSLECLQWLLWHGADTARVTVRGWTATHLAAIRGQDACMQALLVSGADAAARDERGCTASHLAAAHGHSYTLQSLLRTGADVNVSDRNDWKPVHYAAFHGRLGCLQLLVRWGACVDDVDNNGNLPAHLAAVEGHLHCFKFLLRKMGSVTHTLKARNDHGETPRDLAERFYKDNILQYIDGVEKEKEHPETQEVLAFPAHDAAFNGDLLVVRSLVRSGVININERDDKGSTLLHKAAEQGHIHCLQWLVEMGADCDITNDAGETPKDVAKRFGHLAAVELLAPRTGNGNSSDEELDANNIKFFETHGVEGSTDSKEDLTLDEAEKRNARVRAYHKIKELQRLLEIAYSNYRQLGGVTEEEKMMRKEERKVEKAVRELEAQLEYERVRREKLESQLDDYRAEINQLREGRGKTRTASAASVEAETMAKSCKDENKEAVSLQPRRNAITPRNEPQRRGSRLEKKSAANRWRN; encoded by the exons ATGATGACTACTGCAGAAG TTGtcaagaagaaggaaaattacaCTAGTGTGCATGAAGCAGTGAAAGCTGGGGATGTAGAACAGCTTGCATCGATGATAAAAAGTGGAGCCAGTATTAATGAGGTGGATGTAGTTCACAAATTCACACCCTTGCAGTGTGCTGCCCACTCGGGAAGTCTGGAG TGCCTTCAGTGGCTGCTCTGGCATGGAGCCGACACCGCACGTGTGACCGTGAGGGGCTGGACTGCGACTCACCTGGCAGCCATCCGCGGGCAGGATGCCTGCATGCAG gCCCTGTTAGTGAGCGGAGCGGACGCAGCAGCTCGGGACGAGCGCGGCTGCACGGCCTCgcacctggctgcagcccacGGGCACTCGTACACGCTGCAGAGCCTGCTGCGCACGGGGGCG GATGTAAATGTTTCAGACAGGAATGACTGGAAACCTGTTCATTATGCTGCTTTTCACGGTCGCTTGGGGTGTTTGCAGCTTCTTGTTCGATGGGGAGCGTGTGTAGATGATGTGGATAACAATGGAAACCTTCCAG CACATCTGGCAGCAGTGGAAGGACACTTGCATTGCTTTAAGTTCTTGCTCAGGAAAATGGGCAGTGTTACACACACTCTGAAAGCCAGGAATGACCACGGAGAGACTCCAAGGGACTTGGCTGAACGGTTCTACAAAGATAATATTCTGCAATATATTGATGGtgtggaaaaagagaaggaacatCCAGAGACACAGGAAG ttttagcTTTCCCAGCTCATGATGCTGCTTTCAATGGGGACTTACTAGTGGTTAGAAGCCTAGTGAGAAGTGGAGTAATAAACATAAATGAGCGGGATGATAAAGGATCCACTCTCCTGCACAAAG CTGCTGAACAGGGGCATATCCATTGCTTACAGTGGTTGGTTGAAATGGGAGCTGACTGTGACATTACAAATGATGCTGGAGAGACTCCAAAGGATGTAGCCAAGAG ATTTGGCCATCTGGCAGCTGTGGAACTGTTGGCACCAAGAACTGGAAACGGTAACTCTAGTGATGAAGAACTAGATGCAAACAACATCAAGTTTTTTGAAACACATGGTGTGGAAGGGAGTACAGATAGCAAAGAAGATTTAACCCTggatgaagcagagaaaaggaatgCACGTG TAAGGGCCTATCACAAGATTAAAGAACTTCAGAGACTTCTAGAAATTGCCTACAGCAACTACAGACAGCTGGGGGGAGTAACTGAAGAGGAGAAGATgatgagaaaagaagaaaggaaagttGAGAA ggctgtgagggagctggaggCGCAGCTGGAGTATGAGCGAGTCAGGCGGGAGAAGCTGGAGAGCCAGCTGGATGATTACCGTGCTGAGATAAACCAGCTCCGAGAGGGCCGGGGGAAAACCCGCACCGCCTCTGCTGCCTCCGTG GAAGCTGAGACAATGGCCAAGTCTtgcaaagatgaaaataaagaagcagtcagcctgcagcccaggaggaaTGCAATTACACCGAGGAACGAACCTCAAAGGAGGGGCAGCAGACTGGAG AAGAAATCAGCTGCAAACAGATGGAGGAATTAA